From Saccopteryx leptura isolate mSacLep1 chromosome 3, mSacLep1_pri_phased_curated, whole genome shotgun sequence, one genomic window encodes:
- the ETAA1 gene encoding ewing's tumor-associated antigen 1 isoform X3, which produces MLGVWIGETAIPCTPNVARGKSRAKTSCTKLKTQNQEEELMKLAKQFDKNMEELDVIQEQNKGNHDFTQMISEAETLNNYKNNVQTQLYDIVSEMDNTITKKPMKENIKVSMVNDQYSSQKPFDQNAEAAFNAIFDGSTQKCSGQLSQDLSDAFWNTINTTLEKKSALKEVKIITHETWVTEKLPDEPPTSLSHQVDTPEITKSYMTSSAKEPEAFNKHMDACTTGDFENEWENFLRNEPFVRQNIEMFEPFSAPKTTQMIHQKEICTFNHKNDKSNSEMNISLDAGFRDSKILLGVSSKKHTNELTDAGKYRFSTNSNDKSNKSLSIGNKVKFEKSFNKITQDKTQDCAVSSDLTKLKDDIHTKFISNVNASGKMFTLNTGYSNEQKNKSIFNQSFKMPANVVPFDSAAWGNANQTNASKFSPFSDDWNDPSFANEIVKACHQLENTWEADDVEDDLLYQACDDIERLTQQQDVRKDSMSSESILEINSSSKHRAKNIFSTCKQGSELVHSKPLNLSNVSSHSSSLTDSSQINKSMKMQKGEVCGNSPSFLGATTNLTIYPKNSNCQINNLPVSWSSTDIPIQVSSSKLVLTRSSSLNVNSDHMNKEIATYKNKLNTGPMSHRTITDGCQGDLTGADRFSKYKFTKIKNPQNLSQISQNCITRNISDTKITQSLEKDKTHVNSLCGKAIQPQSMMKTESLKDPAKEEEEKNRKYSPEEIQKKRQEALIRRMAKAQASSVKAAPT; this is translated from the exons ATGCTGGGTGTGTGGATTGGTGAAACTGCTATTCCTTGTACTCCTAATGTAGCGAGAGGAAAATCAAGAGCAAAAACCAGCTGCACAAA gTTAAAAACACAAAATCAGGAGGAAGAACTTATGAAATTGGCTAAGCAATttgataaaaatatggaagaactTGATGTGATTCAAGAGCAAAACAAGGGAAATCATGATTTTACCCAGATGATTTCAGAAGCAGAgactttaaataattataaaaataatgtacagACACAGTTATATGATATAGTTTCCGAAATGGATAATACTATAACAAAGAAGCCAATGAAAGAAAACATCAAGGTATCCATGGTAAATGATCAATATAGCAGTCAGAAGCCATTTGACCAAAATGCTGAAGCAGCCTTTAATGCCATTTTTGATGGTTCTACTCAGAAATGTAGTGGACAGTTAAGCCAGGATCTGTCAGATGCTTTTTGGAACACCATTAATACTACCTTAGAAAAGAAAAGTGCTTTGAAGGAGGTGAAAATCATTACTCATGAAACTTGGGTTACTGAAAAACTGCCAGATGAACCTCCAACATCACTCTCTCATCAAGTAGACACTCCTGAAATAACAAAATCTTATATGACTTCCAGTGCTAAAGAGCCAGAAGCTTTTAATAAGCACATGGATGCATGTACTACTGGTGATTTTGAGAATGAGTGGGAAAATTTCCTAAGAAATGAACCTTTTGTTAGGCAAAATATAGAAATGTTTGAACCTTTTTCTGCTCCTAAAACAACCCAGATGATTCATCAAAAGGAAATTTGTACCTTTAaccataaaaatgataaaagtaacTCAGAAATGAATATAAGTCTAGATGCTGGGTTTAGAGATTCAAAAATTTTGCTAGGTGTTTCTTCAAAGAAACATACCAATGAGTTAACAGATGCTGGAAAATACAGATTTTCAACAAATTCAAATGATAAATCAAACAAATCACTCTCCATTGGAAATAAAGTGAAATTTGAGAAATCTTTCAATAAAATCACTCAAGACAAAACTCAAGATTGTGCAGTTTCATCTGATCTGACAAAACTAAAGGACGATATTCatactaaatttatttctaatgtaAATGCTTCTggaaaaatgtttactttgaaCACAGGatattctaatgaacaaaaaaataagtcCATTTTTAATCAGTCTTTTAAAATGCCTGCTAATGTAGTTCCTTTCGACTCTGCTGCTTGGGGCAATGCAAATCAGACTAATGCATCAAAGTTCAGTCCTTTTTCTGATGATTGGAATGATCCATCATTTGCCAATGAAATTGTTAAAGCATGTCATCAATTAGAGAATACCTGGGAAGCTGATGATGTAGAGGATGACTTACTATACCAAGCATGTGATGATATTGAAAGACTAACTCAGCAGCAAGACGTGAGAAAGGACAGCATGTCATCAGAAAGTATTCTTGAGATTAATAGTAGTTCCAAACATAGAGCCAAAAACATATTTAGTACATGTAAACAAGGAAGTGAGTTGGTACATTCAAAACCTTTGAATCTGAGCAATGTTTCATCACATTCATCTTCATTGACAGATagctcacaaataaataaatcaatgaagaTGCAGAAAGGGGAAGTTTGTGGAAATTCTCCAAGTTTTTTAGGTGCTACAACAAATTTGACTATATATCCCAAGAACTCAAATTGTCAAATCAATAATCTGCCTGTCTCTTGGAGTAGTACTGATATTCCAATACAAGTGAGTAGTTCCAAATTGGTTCTTACAAGAAGTTCAAGTTTGAATGTGAATTCAGATcatatgaataaagaaatagctACTTATAAGAATAAGTTGAATACTGGGCCTATGTCCCATAGGACCATAACAGATGGATGTCAGGGTGACCTTACTGGGGCAGATAGATTTTCTAAGTATAAATTTACAAAGATCAAAAATCCTCAGAATCTTTCCCAGATTAGTCAAAATTGCATAACAAGAAATATCTCTGATACCAAAATTACACAGAGTTTGGAGAAAGACAAAACTCATGTTAACTCATTGTGTGGGAAGGCTATTCAACCGCAATCTATGATGAAGACTGAATCTTTGAAAGACCCTGCAAAAG
- the ETAA1 gene encoding ewing's tumor-associated antigen 1 isoform X1, whose amino-acid sequence MSRRRKFGDSPELRNTPHQAAAAEDCSSVVESGKRRLRSVRRSGLRGAGEGPLQPQPQQDQPPVAASCSKSNPEEKYETPKRVMKMDFLSSTLSSPNDPDGQNDIFWDQNSPMTKQLGKGRRKKIYTTDSDEISHIVNRIAPQDEKPTTDSMLGVWIGETAIPCTPNVARGKSRAKTSCTKLKTQNQEEELMKLAKQFDKNMEELDVIQEQNKGNHDFTQMISEAETLNNYKNNVQTQLYDIVSEMDNTITKKPMKENIKVSMVNDQYSSQKPFDQNAEAAFNAIFDGSTQKCSGQLSQDLSDAFWNTINTTLEKKSALKEVKIITHETWVTEKLPDEPPTSLSHQVDTPEITKSYMTSSAKEPEAFNKHMDACTTGDFENEWENFLRNEPFVRQNIEMFEPFSAPKTTQMIHQKEICTFNHKNDKSNSEMNISLDAGFRDSKILLGVSSKKHTNELTDAGKYRFSTNSNDKSNKSLSIGNKVKFEKSFNKITQDKTQDCAVSSDLTKLKDDIHTKFISNVNASGKMFTLNTGYSNEQKNKSIFNQSFKMPANVVPFDSAAWGNANQTNASKFSPFSDDWNDPSFANEIVKACHQLENTWEADDVEDDLLYQACDDIERLTQQQDVRKDSMSSESILEINSSSKHRAKNIFSTCKQGSELVHSKPLNLSNVSSHSSSLTDSSQINKSMKMQKGEVCGNSPSFLGATTNLTIYPKNSNCQINNLPVSWSSTDIPIQVSSSKLVLTRSSSLNVNSDHMNKEIATYKNKLNTGPMSHRTITDGCQGDLTGADRFSKYKFTKIKNPQNLSQISQNCITRNISDTKITQSLEKDKTHVNSLCGKAIQPQSMMKTESLKDPAKEEEEKNRKYSPEEIQKKRQEALIRRMAKAQASSVKAAPT is encoded by the exons ATGAGTCGGCGAAGAAAATTTGGGGACAGCCCTGAACTGAGGAACACGCCGCACCAAGCGGCGGCGGCTGAGGACTGCAGCTCGGTGGTCGAGTCGGGGAAGAGGCGGCTGAGGTCGGTCCGCAGATCGGGGCTCCGCGGGGCCGGAGAGGGGCCTCTGCAACCCCAGCCGCAGCAAGACCAGCCTCCAGTAGCCGCTTCGTGCAGTAAAAGTAACCCCGAGG AAAAGTATGAAACACCAAAGAGAGTGATGAAAATGGATTTTTTGTCATCTACCTTAAGTTCTCCTAATGATCCAGATGGACAGAATGATATCTTTTGGGATCAAAACTCTCCAATGACCAAACAGTTAG gtaaaggaagaagaaaaaagatttataCCACAGATAGTGATGAGATCTCACATATTGTTAATCGTATTGCTCCTCAG GATGAAAAACCAACAACCGACTCCATGCTGGGTGTGTGGATTGGTGAAACTGCTATTCCTTGTACTCCTAATGTAGCGAGAGGAAAATCAAGAGCAAAAACCAGCTGCACAAA gTTAAAAACACAAAATCAGGAGGAAGAACTTATGAAATTGGCTAAGCAATttgataaaaatatggaagaactTGATGTGATTCAAGAGCAAAACAAGGGAAATCATGATTTTACCCAGATGATTTCAGAAGCAGAgactttaaataattataaaaataatgtacagACACAGTTATATGATATAGTTTCCGAAATGGATAATACTATAACAAAGAAGCCAATGAAAGAAAACATCAAGGTATCCATGGTAAATGATCAATATAGCAGTCAGAAGCCATTTGACCAAAATGCTGAAGCAGCCTTTAATGCCATTTTTGATGGTTCTACTCAGAAATGTAGTGGACAGTTAAGCCAGGATCTGTCAGATGCTTTTTGGAACACCATTAATACTACCTTAGAAAAGAAAAGTGCTTTGAAGGAGGTGAAAATCATTACTCATGAAACTTGGGTTACTGAAAAACTGCCAGATGAACCTCCAACATCACTCTCTCATCAAGTAGACACTCCTGAAATAACAAAATCTTATATGACTTCCAGTGCTAAAGAGCCAGAAGCTTTTAATAAGCACATGGATGCATGTACTACTGGTGATTTTGAGAATGAGTGGGAAAATTTCCTAAGAAATGAACCTTTTGTTAGGCAAAATATAGAAATGTTTGAACCTTTTTCTGCTCCTAAAACAACCCAGATGATTCATCAAAAGGAAATTTGTACCTTTAaccataaaaatgataaaagtaacTCAGAAATGAATATAAGTCTAGATGCTGGGTTTAGAGATTCAAAAATTTTGCTAGGTGTTTCTTCAAAGAAACATACCAATGAGTTAACAGATGCTGGAAAATACAGATTTTCAACAAATTCAAATGATAAATCAAACAAATCACTCTCCATTGGAAATAAAGTGAAATTTGAGAAATCTTTCAATAAAATCACTCAAGACAAAACTCAAGATTGTGCAGTTTCATCTGATCTGACAAAACTAAAGGACGATATTCatactaaatttatttctaatgtaAATGCTTCTggaaaaatgtttactttgaaCACAGGatattctaatgaacaaaaaaataagtcCATTTTTAATCAGTCTTTTAAAATGCCTGCTAATGTAGTTCCTTTCGACTCTGCTGCTTGGGGCAATGCAAATCAGACTAATGCATCAAAGTTCAGTCCTTTTTCTGATGATTGGAATGATCCATCATTTGCCAATGAAATTGTTAAAGCATGTCATCAATTAGAGAATACCTGGGAAGCTGATGATGTAGAGGATGACTTACTATACCAAGCATGTGATGATATTGAAAGACTAACTCAGCAGCAAGACGTGAGAAAGGACAGCATGTCATCAGAAAGTATTCTTGAGATTAATAGTAGTTCCAAACATAGAGCCAAAAACATATTTAGTACATGTAAACAAGGAAGTGAGTTGGTACATTCAAAACCTTTGAATCTGAGCAATGTTTCATCACATTCATCTTCATTGACAGATagctcacaaataaataaatcaatgaagaTGCAGAAAGGGGAAGTTTGTGGAAATTCTCCAAGTTTTTTAGGTGCTACAACAAATTTGACTATATATCCCAAGAACTCAAATTGTCAAATCAATAATCTGCCTGTCTCTTGGAGTAGTACTGATATTCCAATACAAGTGAGTAGTTCCAAATTGGTTCTTACAAGAAGTTCAAGTTTGAATGTGAATTCAGATcatatgaataaagaaatagctACTTATAAGAATAAGTTGAATACTGGGCCTATGTCCCATAGGACCATAACAGATGGATGTCAGGGTGACCTTACTGGGGCAGATAGATTTTCTAAGTATAAATTTACAAAGATCAAAAATCCTCAGAATCTTTCCCAGATTAGTCAAAATTGCATAACAAGAAATATCTCTGATACCAAAATTACACAGAGTTTGGAGAAAGACAAAACTCATGTTAACTCATTGTGTGGGAAGGCTATTCAACCGCAATCTATGATGAAGACTGAATCTTTGAAAGACCCTGCAAAAG
- the ETAA1 gene encoding ewing's tumor-associated antigen 1 isoform X2, which produces MSRRRKFGDSPELRNTPHQAAAAEDCSSVVESGKRRLRSVRRSGLRGAGEGPLQPQPQQDQPPVAASCSKSNPEEKYETPKRVMKMDFLSSTLSSPNDPDGQNDIFWDQNSPMTKQLGKGRRKKIYTTDSDEISHIVNRIAPQDEKPTTDSMLGVWIGETAIPCTPNVARGKSRAKTSCTKLKTQNQEEELMKLAKQFDKNMEELDVIQEQNKGNHDFTQMISEAETLNNYKNNVQTQLYDIVSEMDNTITKKPMKENIKVSMVNDQYSSQKPFDQNAEAAFNAIFDGSTQKCSGQLSQDLSDAFWNTINTTLEKKSALKEVKIITHETWVTEKLPDEPPTSLSHQVDTPEITKSYMTSSAKEPEAFNKHMDACTTGDFENEWENFLRNEPFVRQNIEMFEPFSAPKTTQMIHQKEICTFNHKNDKSNSEMNISLDAGFRDSKILLGVSSKKHTNELTDAGKYRFSTNSNDKSNKSLSIGNKVKFEKSFNKITQDKTQDCAVSSDLTKLKDDIHTKFISNVNASGKMFTLNTGYSNEQKNKSIFNQSFKMPANVVPFDSAAWGNANQTNASKFSPFSDDWNDPSFANEIVKACHQLENTWEADDVEDDLLYQACDDIERLTQQQDVRKDSMSSESILEINSSSKHRAKNIFSTCKQGSELVHSKPLNLSNVSSHSSSLTDSSQINKSMKMQKGEVCGNSPSFLGATTNLTIYPKNSNCQINNLPVSWSSTDIPIQVSSSKLVLTRSSSLNVNSDHMNKEIATYKNKLNTGPMSHRTITDGCQGDLTGADRFSKYKFTKIKNPQNLSQISQNCITRNISDTKITQSLEKDKTHVNSLCGKAIQPQSMMKTESLKDPAKD; this is translated from the exons ATGAGTCGGCGAAGAAAATTTGGGGACAGCCCTGAACTGAGGAACACGCCGCACCAAGCGGCGGCGGCTGAGGACTGCAGCTCGGTGGTCGAGTCGGGGAAGAGGCGGCTGAGGTCGGTCCGCAGATCGGGGCTCCGCGGGGCCGGAGAGGGGCCTCTGCAACCCCAGCCGCAGCAAGACCAGCCTCCAGTAGCCGCTTCGTGCAGTAAAAGTAACCCCGAGG AAAAGTATGAAACACCAAAGAGAGTGATGAAAATGGATTTTTTGTCATCTACCTTAAGTTCTCCTAATGATCCAGATGGACAGAATGATATCTTTTGGGATCAAAACTCTCCAATGACCAAACAGTTAG gtaaaggaagaagaaaaaagatttataCCACAGATAGTGATGAGATCTCACATATTGTTAATCGTATTGCTCCTCAG GATGAAAAACCAACAACCGACTCCATGCTGGGTGTGTGGATTGGTGAAACTGCTATTCCTTGTACTCCTAATGTAGCGAGAGGAAAATCAAGAGCAAAAACCAGCTGCACAAA gTTAAAAACACAAAATCAGGAGGAAGAACTTATGAAATTGGCTAAGCAATttgataaaaatatggaagaactTGATGTGATTCAAGAGCAAAACAAGGGAAATCATGATTTTACCCAGATGATTTCAGAAGCAGAgactttaaataattataaaaataatgtacagACACAGTTATATGATATAGTTTCCGAAATGGATAATACTATAACAAAGAAGCCAATGAAAGAAAACATCAAGGTATCCATGGTAAATGATCAATATAGCAGTCAGAAGCCATTTGACCAAAATGCTGAAGCAGCCTTTAATGCCATTTTTGATGGTTCTACTCAGAAATGTAGTGGACAGTTAAGCCAGGATCTGTCAGATGCTTTTTGGAACACCATTAATACTACCTTAGAAAAGAAAAGTGCTTTGAAGGAGGTGAAAATCATTACTCATGAAACTTGGGTTACTGAAAAACTGCCAGATGAACCTCCAACATCACTCTCTCATCAAGTAGACACTCCTGAAATAACAAAATCTTATATGACTTCCAGTGCTAAAGAGCCAGAAGCTTTTAATAAGCACATGGATGCATGTACTACTGGTGATTTTGAGAATGAGTGGGAAAATTTCCTAAGAAATGAACCTTTTGTTAGGCAAAATATAGAAATGTTTGAACCTTTTTCTGCTCCTAAAACAACCCAGATGATTCATCAAAAGGAAATTTGTACCTTTAaccataaaaatgataaaagtaacTCAGAAATGAATATAAGTCTAGATGCTGGGTTTAGAGATTCAAAAATTTTGCTAGGTGTTTCTTCAAAGAAACATACCAATGAGTTAACAGATGCTGGAAAATACAGATTTTCAACAAATTCAAATGATAAATCAAACAAATCACTCTCCATTGGAAATAAAGTGAAATTTGAGAAATCTTTCAATAAAATCACTCAAGACAAAACTCAAGATTGTGCAGTTTCATCTGATCTGACAAAACTAAAGGACGATATTCatactaaatttatttctaatgtaAATGCTTCTggaaaaatgtttactttgaaCACAGGatattctaatgaacaaaaaaataagtcCATTTTTAATCAGTCTTTTAAAATGCCTGCTAATGTAGTTCCTTTCGACTCTGCTGCTTGGGGCAATGCAAATCAGACTAATGCATCAAAGTTCAGTCCTTTTTCTGATGATTGGAATGATCCATCATTTGCCAATGAAATTGTTAAAGCATGTCATCAATTAGAGAATACCTGGGAAGCTGATGATGTAGAGGATGACTTACTATACCAAGCATGTGATGATATTGAAAGACTAACTCAGCAGCAAGACGTGAGAAAGGACAGCATGTCATCAGAAAGTATTCTTGAGATTAATAGTAGTTCCAAACATAGAGCCAAAAACATATTTAGTACATGTAAACAAGGAAGTGAGTTGGTACATTCAAAACCTTTGAATCTGAGCAATGTTTCATCACATTCATCTTCATTGACAGATagctcacaaataaataaatcaatgaagaTGCAGAAAGGGGAAGTTTGTGGAAATTCTCCAAGTTTTTTAGGTGCTACAACAAATTTGACTATATATCCCAAGAACTCAAATTGTCAAATCAATAATCTGCCTGTCTCTTGGAGTAGTACTGATATTCCAATACAAGTGAGTAGTTCCAAATTGGTTCTTACAAGAAGTTCAAGTTTGAATGTGAATTCAGATcatatgaataaagaaatagctACTTATAAGAATAAGTTGAATACTGGGCCTATGTCCCATAGGACCATAACAGATGGATGTCAGGGTGACCTTACTGGGGCAGATAGATTTTCTAAGTATAAATTTACAAAGATCAAAAATCCTCAGAATCTTTCCCAGATTAGTCAAAATTGCATAACAAGAAATATCTCTGATACCAAAATTACACAGAGTTTGGAGAAAGACAAAACTCATGTTAACTCATTGTGTGGGAAGGCTATTCAACCGCAATCTATGATGAAGACTGAATCTTTGAAAGACCCTGCAAAAG